The following DNA comes from Candidatus Thermoplasmatota archaeon.
TTTCTTGAAAGAATTAAAAGAAAAAGGAGAAGTGAAGGGATACGAAATAGAATATAAGAGGAAGGATGGAAAAGTAGTGATTGGAAACGAATTCGCTAGATTGATCGAGGAAGATGGTAAGAAAATAATAGAAGGAATAATACACGATATCACCGAGCGCAAAAAAATGGAAAATGCAATCATTCAACTCAACGAAGTTTTACATTTAATAAACAAAATTATGGGACATGATATACTAAATGATTTACAGGTTGTGAGTGGCGCATTAGAGTTGTACAGTGAAAGCAAAGATAAAAAACTTTTAGATAAGGCACATAAACGTATAGCTAGGAGTGTTGAACTTATACGCAGAATGAGGAATCTTGAATCTCTGGTCGCTTCTGGTGGTGAACTAACAAAACATAGAGTAAAAGAAGTTGTGGAAGACGTTATTAAAAAGTATTCAGTTGATATCAACGTAGAGGGCGATGGTATTGTTTTAGCTGATGATGCTATTTACTCTGTCATTGACAACATAGTAAACAATGCCATTGTGCATGGAAAGACAAATAAAACTAACATTACTATCGAAAGCAAGGATAACTTCTGTGAGATAAAAATAGCTGATTATGGTAAAGGAATTCCTGATGAGATAAAAGAG
Coding sequences within:
- a CDS encoding PAS domain-containing sensor histidine kinase — its product is MAKSWEKKRISSKGAKVKDESKTKKQIIKELEGLCQQVTELEKVEAECKRMEGELQKSEEKYRGLVRNAVEGIYRSTVDGGILEANPALLEFFGYESEEKFEAISPYQVFVNREDRENFLKELKEKGEVKGYEIEYKRKDGKVVIGNEFARLIEEDGKKIIEGIIHDITERKKMENAIIQLNEVLHLINKIMGHDILNDLQVVSGALELYSESKDKKLLDKAHKRIARSVELIRRMRNLESLVASGGELTKHRVKEVVEDVIKKYSVDINVEGDGIVLADDAIYSVIDNIVNNAIVHGKTNKTNITIESKDNFCEIKIADYGKGIPDEIKEKVFDERFSHGERGGMGLGLYIVKKNN